GGGCGGCACTGGGTCCGAGATTCTCAGATAGAATAATTGCTGCTAACATAATCGGGACTAAAGTAATTTTATTAATTGCTGTGCTGGCGTTAATAATCGGAGAAAATTATTTAGTTGATATATGCCTGATTTACGCGATAATAAATTTCTTGTCGGTCGTTGTGCTTGCCCGTTCAGTAATTGAGA
This window of the Synergistaceae bacterium genome carries:
- a CDS encoding sodium:proton antiporter, yielding MLPNAEELQRYLLIGSVIFLSITIFICLLRAALGPRFSDRIIAANIIGTKVILLIAVLALIIGENYLVDICLIYAIINFLSVVVLARSVIEKKEGKGEL